In a single window of the Drosophila subpulchrella strain 33 F10 #4 breed RU33 chromosome X, RU_Dsub_v1.1 Primary Assembly, whole genome shotgun sequence genome:
- the LOC119557032 gene encoding uncharacterized protein LOC119557032 → MNSSETMDEKAKIIALFEAIERSLTPENRHVTRTRKVVKKTAKPRLADKNKHGIAHVKGSSLPKRKCLRNKGKHDPQQALNVWANTPCFQGAQKAVPPTEDAKTLQGAFNQPAVPQKQQSWFQGVQGVPQTQDSVPQPQHSWFQGDHNQPDGPRTLDSWFQKAQTQEAVPQAQVPWFQGANSQGAATAPQNSFFQVAQNQPEGPRSVDSWFQKAQTQEAVPQTQIPWFQGAQAQNAVPQTEDVCLQEALNQPQTQQSWFQKAQTQEAVPQAQVPWFQGAHSEGAAPTPQNSLFQVAQNQPDSWFQGLPKP, encoded by the exons ATGAACTCTTCGGAAACCATGGATGAGAAAGCAAAAATTATAGCCCTATTTGAGGCAATTGAAAGATCCTTG ACCCCAGAAAACAGGCATGTTACTCGCACAAGGAAGGTGGTAAAGAAGACCGCCAAACCAAGACTGGCGGATAAGAACAAGCACGGCATTGCCCATGTGAAGGGAAGCTCTCTACCAAAGCGAAAGTGTTTACGGAACAAGGGAAAACATGATCCGCAGCAAGCCCTAAACGTGTGGGCCAATACCCCGTGCTTCCAAGGAGCCCAAAAAGCGGTTCCCCCAACCGAAGATGCGAAGACCCTACAAGGGGCTTTTAACCAACCCGCGGTTCCCCAAAAGCAACAGTCGTGGTTCCAAGGGGTCCAAGGGGTACCCCAAACCCAAGACTCTGTACCGCAACCCCAACACTCGTGGTTCCAGGGGGACCATAATCAACCCGATGGTCCTCGAACCCTAGACTCGTGGTTCCAAAAGGCCCAAACCCAAGAAGCGGTACCCCAAGCTCAAGTCCCGTGGTTCCAAGGGGCCAATTCCCAAGGCGCGGCTACCGCACCCCAAAACTCGTTCTTCCAAGTGGCTCAAAACCAACCTGAGGGTCCCCGATCCGTAGACTCGTGGTTCCAAAAGGCCCAGACCCAAGAGGCGGTACCCCAAACGCAAATCCCGTGGTTCCAAGGGGCCCAAGCCCAAAATGCGGTTCCCCAGACCGAAGACGTGTGCCTCCAAGAGGCCCTTAACCAACCCCAAACGCAACAGTCGTGGTTCCAAAAGGCCCAAACCCAAGAAGCAGTACCCCAAGCTCAAGTCCCGTGGTTCCAAGGGGCCCATTCCGAAGGCGCGGCACCCACACCCCAAAACTCGCTGTTCCAAGTGGCCCAAAACCAACCCGACTCATGGTTCCAAGGGCTCCCCAAACCCTAG